ATGCAGCCGGCATCCAGGAATGTCTGGAAGTATCCCCGCCGCATGGCCTCGCCGTAGATCGCGGGTGTCGCGGGGATCACGATGCACCGCAAGCCTTTGCTCACCTTCTTCCCCGCGAGGATGGCGGCTGCCATCTCCAGGTCTTCCAGTCTGCCGTTGGTGCAGGAACCGATGACGACCTGGTCCACATCTATGGCGCTGAGTTCCCCGGCGTCCC
The genomic region above belongs to Syntrophorhabdus sp. and contains:
- a CDS encoding 3-isopropylmalate dehydratase large subunit (catalyzes the isomerization between 2-isopropylmalate and 3-isopropylmalate in leucine biosynthesis), which gives rise to DAGELSAIDVDQVVIGSCTNGRLEDLEMAAAILAGKKVSKGLRCIVIPATPAIYGEAMRRGYFQTFLDAGCIISPPTCGPCLGGHMGILAKGERAVATTNRNFIGRMGHPESEVYLAGPAVAAATAIKGRIARPEEVL